A region from the Deinococcus sp. KSM4-11 genome encodes:
- a CDS encoding fructosamine kinase family protein codes for MPDALPAALRPQIEMLLGGAVMRAARLAGGDTSDVWRLSTARGTCILKASRRGRPHQYAAEAAGLEQLRAAGPLTVPGVVAHGDAPGGWAFLLLDDLPPVPETPAAQEALGRGLALLHRAPAPGFGGTAPNAFGRLEQVNGVGESAADFFWHQRLAPQLRLAAPHLSRADHADFEALQARLAALIPLEPPALVHGDLWHGNVLYTARGPALIDPATAFSHREVDIALLHLFGTVPERVMAAYQEGYALAPGWQERRALWNLYPLLAHLNMFGHGYLARVRTVLTAVLIMT; via the coding sequence GTGCCCGACGCCCTGCCTGCTGCCCTGCGACCCCAGATCGAGATGCTGCTGGGTGGCGCGGTCATGCGCGCCGCCCGGCTTGCTGGCGGAGACACCAGCGACGTGTGGCGGCTGAGCACCGCGCGCGGTACCTGCATCCTGAAGGCGTCCCGGCGCGGCCGCCCACACCAGTACGCGGCCGAGGCCGCCGGGCTGGAACAGTTGCGCGCGGCCGGGCCGCTGACCGTGCCCGGCGTGGTCGCGCACGGCGACGCGCCGGGAGGGTGGGCCTTTCTGCTGCTGGACGACCTCCCGCCCGTCCCAGAGACGCCCGCCGCCCAGGAGGCGCTGGGGCGCGGGCTGGCGCTTCTTCACCGCGCGCCCGCTCCGGGCTTCGGGGGCACGGCACCGAACGCGTTCGGGCGACTGGAGCAGGTGAACGGAGTGGGGGAGAGCGCCGCCGACTTCTTCTGGCACCAGCGCCTGGCCCCACAACTGCGGCTGGCGGCTCCTCATCTGAGTCGGGCCGATCACGCCGACTTCGAGGCCCTGCAGGCCCGGCTGGCGGCCCTCATTCCGCTGGAGCCGCCCGCGCTGGTGCACGGGGATCTGTGGCACGGGAATGTGCTGTACACGGCCCGCGGCCCGGCCCTGATCGACCCGGCCACGGCGTTCAGCCACCGGGAAGTGGATATTGCCCTGCTGCACCTGTTCGGCACGGTGCCGGAGCGGGTCATGGCGGCCTACCAGGAGGGCTATGCGCTGGCGCCCGGCTGGCAGGAGCGGCGGGCGCTGTGGAACCTGTACCCGCTGCTGGCCCACCTGAACATGTTCGGCCACGGGTATCTGGCCCGCGTGCGGACGGTGCTGACCGCCGTGCTGATCATGACCTGA
- a CDS encoding VOC family protein, translating into MTTLSVLPATTHVGPVTLLTRDLPGLSAFYTRLLSLTPTTQTAQEVTLAAQGTPLLHLKAAPNLPAASVSRPGLYHTAFLLPTRADLGRWLAHAAQSGLRIGSGDHLVSEAFYLDDPEGNGIEIYADRPRSTWTWENGQIKMATLAVNAAAVLQAAGIDIQHLDQAPPYAGAPAGTSVGHIHLKVGSAAQAARWYTQALGLDVVADMGSAAFLSWGGYHHHIGLNEWHSAGQGRPAAPAAGLGGVDFVTDDLSGLRAHLRDRKDVQDTPDGLILTDPWGNRLTVRQQA; encoded by the coding sequence ATGACGACCCTTTCCGTGCTGCCCGCCACCACCCACGTCGGCCCGGTCACGCTGCTCACCCGCGACCTGCCCGGTCTCAGCGCCTTTTACACGCGGTTGCTGAGCCTCACACCCACCACGCAGACCGCGCAGGAGGTCACGCTGGCAGCCCAGGGCACGCCACTGCTGCACCTGAAAGCCGCGCCGAACCTGCCCGCCGCGTCCGTCAGCCGCCCCGGCCTGTATCACACCGCCTTCCTGCTCCCCACCCGCGCGGATCTGGGCCGCTGGCTCGCGCACGCCGCTCAGTCCGGCCTACGGATCGGCAGTGGCGACCACCTCGTCAGCGAGGCCTTCTACCTGGACGATCCCGAAGGCAACGGCATCGAGATCTACGCGGATCGCCCGCGCAGCACCTGGACGTGGGAGAACGGGCAGATCAAGATGGCCACCCTGGCCGTGAACGCCGCCGCCGTGCTCCAGGCCGCCGGAATCGACATCCAGCACCTCGACCAGGCCCCTCCCTACGCGGGCGCGCCCGCCGGAACCAGCGTCGGCCACATCCACCTGAAAGTCGGCAGCGCCGCGCAGGCCGCCCGCTGGTACACCCAGGCGCTCGGCCTGGACGTGGTCGCCGATATGGGCAGCGCCGCCTTCCTCTCGTGGGGCGGATATCACCATCACATCGGCCTGAACGAATGGCACTCGGCCGGACAGGGCCGGCCCGCCGCGCCGGCGGCCGGTCTGGGCGGCGTGGACTTCGTCACGGACGACCTGAGCGGCCTGCGCGCCCATCTGCGCGACCGGAAGGACGTGCAGGACACCCCGGACGGCCTGATCCTGACCGATCCCTGGGGCAACCGCCTGACCGTGCGTCAGCAGGCCTGA
- a CDS encoding non-heme iron oxygenase ferredoxin subunit: MSEQVEIERTPVGRVEDMPEGWQGTVDVAGVTVLVVNYEGRFYALRNNCTHNDYPLLGGDIAMGRITCEKHGAKFELATGKAKTLPAVKPVKIYATEVEGGMVYIRPL; this comes from the coding sequence ATGAGCGAGCAGGTCGAGATCGAGCGCACCCCCGTGGGACGGGTGGAGGACATGCCCGAAGGCTGGCAGGGCACCGTGGACGTGGCCGGCGTGACCGTCCTGGTCGTGAACTACGAGGGCCGGTTTTACGCCCTGCGGAACAACTGCACGCACAACGACTACCCGCTGCTGGGCGGCGACATCGCCATGGGCCGGATCACCTGCGAGAAACACGGCGCGAAATTCGAACTCGCGACGGGCAAGGCCAAGACCCTGCCCGCCGTGAAGCCTGTGAAGATCTACGCCACTGAGGTTGAGGGCGGCATGGTGTATATCCGGCCCCTGTGA
- a CDS encoding ankyrin repeat domain-containing protein, giving the protein MTTDAERELFLAIQANDGVQVRALVRGDPALLRAVSPMGVSPVLFATYYRKHDMAHVLIDEGATLDIFEAAAVGDAARVQALTAREAGLVSAVSADGFTPLGLAAFFGRAEVAQHLLERGADVNAVSRNPMRVQPLHSAVAGNHEALARLLVAAGAEVNAVQQDDFTPLMAAAQNGNAALVVFLLAAGAAAGAVTSDGRTAGSLAREEGHTEVMALLT; this is encoded by the coding sequence ATGACCACCGACGCGGAGAGGGAACTGTTCCTGGCCATCCAGGCGAACGACGGCGTGCAGGTGCGCGCCCTGGTGCGGGGCGATCCGGCGCTGCTGCGGGCGGTGAGCCCCATGGGCGTGTCGCCGGTGCTGTTCGCCACGTACTACCGCAAACACGACATGGCGCACGTGTTGATCGACGAGGGGGCCACGCTGGACATCTTCGAGGCGGCGGCTGTGGGCGACGCGGCGCGCGTGCAGGCCCTGACCGCTAGGGAGGCCGGACTCGTGAGCGCCGTCAGCGCTGACGGCTTCACGCCGCTGGGCCTCGCGGCCTTCTTCGGGCGGGCGGAGGTGGCGCAGCACCTGCTGGAGCGCGGCGCGGACGTGAATGCGGTCAGCCGGAACCCCATGCGCGTGCAGCCCCTCCACTCGGCGGTGGCGGGCAACCACGAGGCCCTGGCCCGGCTCCTGGTCGCGGCGGGGGCGGAGGTGAACGCCGTGCAGCAGGACGACTTCACACCCCTGATGGCCGCGGCGCAGAACGGAAACGCGGCGCTGGTGGTCTTCCTGCTCGCCGCCGGGGCCGCTGCGGGCGCCGTCACCTCGGATGGCCGCACGGCCGGGAGTCTGGCGCGCGAGGAGGGCCACACGGAGGTCATGGCCCTGCTGACATGA
- a CDS encoding alpha-glucosidase: MAWWHNSVVYQIYPRSFMDSDGDGVGDLRGITGKLDYLHALGVDVVWLCPIYPNGGVDGGYDITDYRGIATEFGTLPDWQELLAGMHARGMRLVMDLVVNHTSDQHPWFLESRRSKDNPYRDYYLWQPGRDGGPPSNWGSHFGGSAWQLDPATDEYYLHLFATEQPDLNWENPRVRREVYDLMTFWLELGIDGFRMDTINMLSKVPGFPDTAPGADYAYPLAEEHFLNGPQLLAYLREMKAEVLSKYDVMTVGETPGVDPDGAAVLTDPQTGPLSMIFQFDHMALDKDTASARPRWTTVPYSVPELKKVLGRWQTQLHGRGWNSLYLSNHDVPRIVSRYGDEGIHRVASAKLLATLLFTLQGTPYVYQGDELGMPNAKFTSIDDYRDVDTLNLYREDVTEGGRDPEGVLAMIYNKGRDNARTPMPWTAGVNAGFTTGTPWIPLNPTYPQINVEAVLADPESVYWYYRDLIRLRREHPAIVEGRYDDLRPEHETLYAYLRTHAQEQLLILLNFGGQALDLDGVFELPANAELLIGNAASSGEVPPATLQPWEARVYLTRSVAETGTPG, translated from the coding sequence ATGGCGTGGTGGCACAACAGCGTGGTGTACCAGATCTACCCCCGCAGCTTCATGGACAGCGACGGTGACGGCGTGGGCGACCTGCGCGGCATCACCGGGAAGCTCGATTACCTGCACGCGCTCGGCGTGGACGTGGTCTGGCTGTGCCCCATCTACCCAAACGGCGGTGTGGACGGCGGCTACGACATCACCGACTACCGCGGGATCGCCACGGAGTTCGGCACGCTGCCCGACTGGCAAGAGCTGCTGGCCGGAATGCACGCGCGTGGGATGCGCCTGGTGATGGATCTGGTCGTGAACCACACCTCGGATCAGCACCCGTGGTTCCTGGAGTCGCGCCGCTCGAAGGACAATCCGTACCGCGACTACTACCTGTGGCAGCCCGGCAGGGACGGGGGGCCGCCCAGCAACTGGGGCTCGCACTTCGGCGGCAGTGCGTGGCAGCTCGACCCTGCCACGGACGAGTACTACCTGCATCTCTTCGCCACCGAGCAGCCCGATCTGAACTGGGAGAATCCCCGCGTGCGGCGCGAGGTGTACGACCTGATGACCTTCTGGCTGGAGTTGGGCATCGACGGCTTCCGGATGGACACCATCAACATGCTCAGCAAGGTGCCGGGCTTCCCGGACACCGCGCCCGGCGCGGATTACGCGTACCCGCTGGCCGAGGAGCACTTCCTGAACGGCCCTCAACTCCTGGCCTACCTGCGCGAGATGAAGGCCGAGGTGCTGTCGAAGTACGATGTGATGACCGTGGGCGAGACGCCGGGCGTCGATCCTGACGGCGCGGCCGTGCTGACCGATCCGCAGACCGGGCCGCTGAGCATGATCTTCCAGTTCGACCACATGGCGCTGGACAAGGACACGGCCAGCGCCCGCCCCCGCTGGACGACCGTGCCTTACAGCGTGCCCGAGCTGAAGAAGGTGCTGGGCCGCTGGCAGACCCAGCTGCACGGACGCGGCTGGAACAGCCTGTACCTCTCGAACCATGACGTGCCCCGCATCGTCTCCCGATATGGCGACGAAGGCATTCATCGCGTGGCGTCCGCGAAACTGCTCGCCACGCTGCTGTTCACCCTGCAGGGCACTCCGTACGTGTACCAGGGCGACGAACTCGGCATGCCCAACGCGAAGTTCACGAGCATCGACGACTACCGCGACGTGGATACCCTGAACCTCTACCGCGAGGACGTGACCGAGGGCGGCCGCGACCCGGAGGGCGTGCTGGCCATGATCTACAACAAGGGCCGCGACAACGCCCGCACCCCCATGCCCTGGACCGCCGGCGTGAACGCGGGCTTCACGACCGGCACCCCCTGGATTCCGCTGAACCCCACGTACCCGCAGATCAACGTGGAGGCTGTCCTGGCCGATCCGGAGTCGGTGTACTGGTACTACCGCGACCTGATCCGCCTGCGCCGCGAGCACCCGGCCATCGTGGAGGGCCGCTACGACGACCTGCGCCCCGAGCACGAGACGCTCTACGCCTACCTGCGCACGCACGCGCAGGAGCAACTGCTAATCCTGCTGAATTTCGGCGGTCAGGCGCTGGATCTGGAT